From a single Pelmatolapia mariae isolate MD_Pm_ZW linkage group LG20, Pm_UMD_F_2, whole genome shotgun sequence genomic region:
- the rpl32 gene encoding 60S ribosomal protein L32, with amino-acid sequence MAALRPLTKPKIVKKRTKKFIRHQSDRYVKIAKNWRKPRGIDNRVRRRFKGQMLMPNIGYGSNKKTKFMLPTGFKKFLVHNVKELEVLLMSNKTHCAEIAHNVSSKNRKLIVERAAQLAIKVTNPNARLRSEENE; translated from the exons ATGGCAGCCCTCAGGCCCCTCACTAAACCCAAGATTGTCAAAAAGAGAACCAAGAAGTTCATCCGCCATCAGTCTGACAGATATGTCAAGATCGCG AAAAACTGGCGTAAGCCCAGAGGTATTGACAACAGGGTCCGCAGGAGGTTCAAGGGCCAGATGCTGATGCCCAACATCGGTTATGGTAGCAACAAGAAGACCAAGTTCATGCTGCCAACTGGTTTCAAGAAGTTCCTGGTGCACAACGTCAAGGAACTCGAGGTCCTTTTGATGAGCAACAA GACTCACTGTGCCGAGATTGCCCACAACGTCTCCTCCAAGAACAGGAAGCTGATTGTGGAGAGGGCAGCTCAGCTGGCAATTAAGGTCACGAACCCCAACGCCAGGCTCAGGAGTGAGGAGAATGAATAA
- the ssuh2rs1 gene encoding protein SSUH2 homolog isoform X1: MEQQPLLSGPGRDYGVNNPGYIPAAAGTPAMFAPPVAESNGPTAPPASMFDSMPGYEGTVAGGGGFLPPPMPTFPAAQPEPALDQPQWNIPSISENTARDALLLFVKSKCCYSSAPAKDGVITNMEAFNTYRYRLETFNESRSTEWSHEPYTGQTVDAYAQQPPGPWDIPAKTPQFFFDDKQFIKVPYTSSVKPCHNCLGIGRKPCKDCAGAGNKVCWVCNGSCYRHGNDRCTHCSGRGRENCSSCHGQGSRQCDVCNGKQQLLVYIKLTVKWTNNSDAYVVEQLSGLRVENLSKVSGKELFRDTQYMVYPLSGFPDTSVVSASQRLVSEHQGKYMQTSRILQQRQTIELIPITKVTYTWKGKSYIYFVYGNEFKVDADDYPATCCCTVM, translated from the exons ATGGAGCAACAGCCTTTGCTGAG TGGGCCAGGCAGAGATTATGGAGTAAATAATCCCGGTTATATACCAGCAGCTGCGGGGACGCCTG CAATGTTTGCCCCACCCGTTGCTGAGTCCAATGGCCCCACCGCTCCTCCAGCCAGCATGTTCGACAGCATGCCTGGATATGAAGGAACAGTCGCTGGGGGAG GTGGATTTCTGCCGCCTCCCATGCCCACATTCCCAGCAGCGCAGCCTGAGCCTGCGCTGGATCAACCCCAGTGGAA CATTCCCTCTATATCTGAAAACACAGCCCGGGATGCCTTGCTCCTGTTTGTAAAGAGTAAATGCTGCTACAGTTCTGCACCAGCAAAGGATGGAGTGATCACTAACATGGAGGCATTCAATACATATAGG tACCGCTTGGAAACTTTCAATGAATCCAGATCTACAGAGTGGAGTCACGAACCATACACAG GTCAGACGGTGGATGCCTATGCCCAACAACCTCCAGGGCCTTGGGATATTCCTGCTAAAACCCCCCAATTTTTTTTTGATGACAAACAATTTATTAAAGTTCCCTACACATCATCTGTGAAG CCCTGCCATAATTGTTTGGGAATTGGCCGAAAACCATGCAAAGACTGTGCCGGAGCTGGTAAC AAAGTTTGCTGGGTGTGTAATGGATCTTGTTATCGTCACGGGAATGATAGGTGCACCCACTGCAGTGGcagaggaagagaaaa ttgcagttcctGTCATGGGCAAGGATCGAGGCAGTGTGACGTGTGCAATGGAAAACAACAGCTCTTGGTTTACATCAAGCTCACTGTGAAATG GACTAACAACTCTGATGCTTATGTTGTGGAACAGTTGAGTGGACTTCGGGTGGAAAACCTTAGCAAGGTGTCTGGCAAGGAGCTCTTCAGAGACACCCAATACATG GTATACCCACTTTCAGGATTCCCTGACACGTCGGTGGTGAGTGCTTCTCAGCGCCTTGTCAGTGAGCACCAGGGAAAGTACATGCAGACATCACGCATTCTACAGCAG CGTCAAACCATAGAGCTGATCCCTATCACCAAGGTCACATACACCTGGAAAGGAAAATCATACATCTACTTTGTTTATGGAAACGAATTCAAAGTTGACGCAGATGACTACCCTGCCACCTGTTGCTGTACTGTAATGTAA
- the ssuh2rs1 gene encoding protein SSUH2 homolog isoform X2, producing MDTNMELHKPMFAPPVAESNGPTAPPASMFDSMPGYEGTVAGGGGFLPPPMPTFPAAQPEPALDQPQWNIPSISENTARDALLLFVKSKCCYSSAPAKDGVITNMEAFNTYRYRLETFNESRSTEWSHEPYTGQTVDAYAQQPPGPWDIPAKTPQFFFDDKQFIKVPYTSSVKPCHNCLGIGRKPCKDCAGAGNKVCWVCNGSCYRHGNDRCTHCSGRGRENCSSCHGQGSRQCDVCNGKQQLLVYIKLTVKWTNNSDAYVVEQLSGLRVENLSKVSGKELFRDTQYMVYPLSGFPDTSVVSASQRLVSEHQGKYMQTSRILQQRQTIELIPITKVTYTWKGKSYIYFVYGNEFKVDADDYPATCCCTVM from the exons ATGGATACGAACATGGAGTTGCACAAAC CAATGTTTGCCCCACCCGTTGCTGAGTCCAATGGCCCCACCGCTCCTCCAGCCAGCATGTTCGACAGCATGCCTGGATATGAAGGAACAGTCGCTGGGGGAG GTGGATTTCTGCCGCCTCCCATGCCCACATTCCCAGCAGCGCAGCCTGAGCCTGCGCTGGATCAACCCCAGTGGAA CATTCCCTCTATATCTGAAAACACAGCCCGGGATGCCTTGCTCCTGTTTGTAAAGAGTAAATGCTGCTACAGTTCTGCACCAGCAAAGGATGGAGTGATCACTAACATGGAGGCATTCAATACATATAGG tACCGCTTGGAAACTTTCAATGAATCCAGATCTACAGAGTGGAGTCACGAACCATACACAG GTCAGACGGTGGATGCCTATGCCCAACAACCTCCAGGGCCTTGGGATATTCCTGCTAAAACCCCCCAATTTTTTTTTGATGACAAACAATTTATTAAAGTTCCCTACACATCATCTGTGAAG CCCTGCCATAATTGTTTGGGAATTGGCCGAAAACCATGCAAAGACTGTGCCGGAGCTGGTAAC AAAGTTTGCTGGGTGTGTAATGGATCTTGTTATCGTCACGGGAATGATAGGTGCACCCACTGCAGTGGcagaggaagagaaaa ttgcagttcctGTCATGGGCAAGGATCGAGGCAGTGTGACGTGTGCAATGGAAAACAACAGCTCTTGGTTTACATCAAGCTCACTGTGAAATG GACTAACAACTCTGATGCTTATGTTGTGGAACAGTTGAGTGGACTTCGGGTGGAAAACCTTAGCAAGGTGTCTGGCAAGGAGCTCTTCAGAGACACCCAATACATG GTATACCCACTTTCAGGATTCCCTGACACGTCGGTGGTGAGTGCTTCTCAGCGCCTTGTCAGTGAGCACCAGGGAAAGTACATGCAGACATCACGCATTCTACAGCAG CGTCAAACCATAGAGCTGATCCCTATCACCAAGGTCACATACACCTGGAAAGGAAAATCATACATCTACTTTGTTTATGGAAACGAATTCAAAGTTGACGCAGATGACTACCCTGCCACCTGTTGCTGTACTGTAATGTAA